In Polynucleobacter arcticus, the following proteins share a genomic window:
- a CDS encoding CinA family protein: MNSTTDPQDKLAESLANALIERGWKIALAESCTGGLVCAALTNLAGSSDWFERGYITYSNVSKIECLDVPAETIESFGAVSEEVAAAMADGARRKANVNVAVSISGIAGPTGGSPEKPVGTVCFGWAIQKNMGGDVQTITVTKQFSGDRQTVREQARDYALSHLLGLLET, from the coding sequence ATGAACAGTACTACAGATCCACAAGACAAACTGGCTGAATCACTTGCTAACGCCCTCATTGAGCGTGGCTGGAAAATCGCCTTAGCCGAATCCTGTACTGGCGGCTTGGTCTGCGCCGCCCTCACCAACTTAGCCGGGTCCAGCGATTGGTTTGAACGCGGTTACATCACCTATAGCAATGTATCTAAGATAGAGTGCCTAGACGTCCCTGCAGAAACTATTGAATCATTTGGCGCAGTCAGCGAAGAAGTCGCCGCCGCTATGGCAGATGGCGCAAGACGCAAGGCCAATGTCAATGTCGCCGTCTCTATCAGCGGCATTGCCGGTCCAACTGGAGGCTCTCCTGAAAAACCGGTCGGCACTGTTTGCTTTGGGTGGGCAATCCAGAAAAATATGGGTGGTGATGTGCAAACTATTACCGTTACTAAACAATTTTCAGGTGATCGTCAAACAGTGCGAGAGCAGGCGCGCGATTACGCGCTATCGCATCTTCTAGGCCTTCTAGAAACCTAA
- the pyrF gene encoding orotidine-5'-phosphate decarboxylase, with product MNSSSNTFTQQLQEAWASQGSMLCVGFDPDPKRLPTRFQAKPEGIYEFCREIADATADTVCAFKPQFAYFASQRAEAQLEKLTRYLKDQYPHIPVILDSKRGDIGSTADHYALEAFERYGADAVTVNPYMGFDTIEPYLKHAGKGVIVLCRTSNPGGSDLQFLDVSPSKEPLYLHIAKLAAQQWNASGQISLVVGATFPEEIAKVRTIVGEMPLLIPGIGAQGGDIDATVKAGSIPNQPGTGMMINSSRAILYASSGDDFAEAARKVAISTRDALRTASNK from the coding sequence ATGAACTCTAGCTCAAATACCTTTACCCAACAACTCCAAGAGGCATGGGCCTCCCAAGGCAGTATGTTGTGCGTGGGCTTTGATCCAGACCCCAAACGCTTGCCCACAAGATTTCAAGCTAAGCCTGAGGGAATTTATGAGTTTTGCCGCGAGATCGCTGATGCCACAGCAGATACCGTCTGCGCTTTCAAACCCCAGTTTGCTTACTTTGCCTCTCAAAGAGCCGAAGCTCAGCTAGAAAAGTTGACTCGCTACCTGAAAGATCAATACCCCCACATTCCTGTCATCCTAGACTCGAAGCGCGGCGATATTGGCAGCACAGCTGACCACTATGCTCTAGAGGCCTTTGAGCGTTATGGTGCAGATGCAGTCACTGTAAATCCGTATATGGGCTTTGACACTATAGAGCCCTACCTGAAGCATGCTGGCAAAGGTGTGATTGTTTTATGTCGCACCTCCAACCCAGGAGGTTCTGACCTTCAGTTCCTGGATGTGTCGCCCAGCAAAGAGCCACTGTATCTCCATATTGCCAAGCTGGCCGCACAACAGTGGAATGCTTCTGGCCAAATTAGCCTTGTAGTAGGCGCGACTTTCCCCGAAGAAATTGCTAAGGTACGTACGATCGTGGGCGAGATGCCTTTACTCATTCCGGGAATTGGCGCTCAGGGTGGTGACATCGACGCGACCGTCAAAGCCGGCAGCATCCCCAATCAGCCTGGTACCGGCATGATGATCAATTCCTCAAGAGCAATCTTGTATGCCAGCTCGGGTGATGACTTTGCTGAGGCGGCTAGAAAAGTGGCTATCAGCACTAGAGATGCACTGAGAACTGCATCCAATAAATAA
- the corA gene encoding magnesium/cobalt transporter CorA, giving the protein MINLFVLQNGRLSQEQVEDRNELLQYSNPIWIDVVDPEEEELLWIKEAFGVLLPELDDLGDLEASARYFEADDGHLHIRTDFLLDEEETSRNVRVAFVMTKQVLFSIHDEDLPVFRLVRLRARLRPGSVSNAKDVLLDLYSTDAEYSADALEEVYENLEQAGKRVLQDEITDHDAEEVLETIAKEEDTNGRIRRNVMDTRRALSFLMRSKLLSDEQQEEARQILRDIDSLENHTAFLFDKINFLMDATVGFINLNQSKIIKIFSVVSVALMPPTLLASIWGMNFRYMPELEQTWGYPVAILSMMISAMIPLWYFRHKGWLSSR; this is encoded by the coding sequence ATGATCAACTTGTTCGTCCTGCAAAATGGCCGCCTCTCTCAAGAGCAAGTGGAAGATCGCAATGAATTGTTGCAATACTCCAACCCTATTTGGATCGACGTCGTTGACCCTGAAGAAGAAGAGCTCCTGTGGATTAAAGAGGCTTTTGGCGTATTGCTCCCAGAATTGGATGATTTGGGCGACTTAGAGGCTTCTGCACGCTATTTCGAAGCTGATGATGGTCACCTGCACATTCGCACCGATTTTTTATTGGACGAGGAAGAAACTTCCCGCAACGTGCGCGTTGCTTTCGTGATGACCAAGCAGGTCTTGTTCTCTATTCACGATGAAGATTTACCGGTGTTCCGTTTGGTACGTTTGCGTGCGCGCCTGCGCCCAGGTTCCGTCAGTAATGCAAAAGACGTATTACTAGATTTGTACTCCACAGATGCTGAGTATTCTGCCGACGCCTTGGAAGAAGTTTATGAAAATCTGGAGCAAGCTGGTAAGCGCGTTCTTCAGGATGAGATTACCGATCATGATGCAGAAGAGGTGCTCGAAACGATTGCTAAGGAAGAGGATACCAATGGGCGTATTCGTCGCAATGTGATGGATACCCGTCGTGCATTGTCTTTCTTAATGCGTAGCAAATTATTATCTGATGAGCAGCAAGAAGAGGCGCGTCAGATTTTGCGCGATATCGATTCACTAGAAAACCATACCGCGTTCTTGTTCGATAAGATCAACTTCTTAATGGATGCGACAGTGGGTTTTATTAATTTGAACCAAAGTAAAATTATTAAGATCTTCTCGGTGGTATCGGTTGCTTTGATGCCACCTACTTTGTTAGCCAGTATCTGGGGAATGAACTTCCGTTATATGCCAGAGCTAGAGCAGACTTGGGGTTATCCAGTTGCTATTCTTTCAATGATGATTTCTGCAATGATTCCTTTATGGTACTTCCGTCATAAAGGCTGGCTTAGCTCACGTTAA
- a CDS encoding phosphatidylglycerophosphatase A family protein has translation MNTQSHISSTPIPSLKWVFSKPSRALAFGLGSGLAPIAPGTAGTLWAWAVFLLGGFFLSTAQFAWVIGAGLVFGCWICGQVSEELGKKDFGGIVWDEIIAFWLVLVIIMPTTLWMQILAFALFRFFDAIKPGPIGMIDRHFKHLEINGDTSPSDSKKILWRGFGIIADDLAAAFFTIITIALLHIILSYLS, from the coding sequence ATGAATACTCAATCCCACATCTCCTCCACACCAATTCCTAGTTTGAAGTGGGTATTTAGCAAGCCCAGTCGCGCTTTAGCATTTGGTTTGGGCAGTGGTTTAGCGCCAATTGCCCCCGGGACCGCCGGAACACTCTGGGCTTGGGCTGTATTTTTGTTGGGGGGATTTTTTCTTTCCACTGCACAGTTTGCATGGGTCATTGGCGCCGGACTTGTTTTCGGATGTTGGATTTGCGGTCAGGTCAGCGAAGAGTTGGGGAAAAAAGATTTTGGCGGAATTGTGTGGGATGAAATCATCGCCTTCTGGCTGGTCCTCGTCATCATCATGCCTACCACTCTCTGGATGCAAATCCTTGCATTCGCCCTCTTCCGGTTTTTTGATGCCATCAAGCCTGGTCCTATTGGCATGATTGATCGCCACTTTAAACATCTGGAAATCAATGGCGATACATCCCCATCAGACTCGAAAAAAATTCTGTGGCGCGGTTTTGGAATTATTGCGGATGACTTAGCTGCAGCATTTTTCACCATCATCACTATCGCACTGCTGCACATCATATTGAGCTATCTCTCATGA
- the mtgA gene encoding monofunctional biosynthetic peptidoglycan transglycosylase: MRWFGYFLKCVLGGFIAMQIYFVIQIGLWISLDPDSTAFQRAERWRLCGLHWSCPIQSSWAPYDNISSNLKRAVLVSEDDIFLQHLGVRIEDMQKAWAKNSQLNQRGNGKSKTALRGGSTITQQLAKNLFLSSEQNYFRKAQELIITGLLEAMMSKQRLYEIYLNSVEWGEGIFGIGAASRHYYGISPAGLNREQAAALASALPAPKCFDKTQYCRKANIHFPTRQEFILENMDRVALKPLPKPKKP; encoded by the coding sequence ATGCGCTGGTTTGGCTACTTTCTGAAATGCGTACTTGGTGGTTTTATCGCCATGCAAATCTATTTCGTGATTCAGATTGGATTGTGGATCTCTCTTGATCCAGATAGTACGGCTTTTCAGCGGGCCGAGCGTTGGCGACTGTGTGGCCTTCATTGGTCTTGTCCAATTCAATCATCTTGGGCTCCTTATGACAATATCTCTAGCAATCTCAAGCGAGCTGTTTTAGTCAGTGAAGACGACATCTTCTTGCAGCATCTAGGTGTGCGAATTGAGGATATGCAAAAAGCCTGGGCTAAAAATTCCCAGCTTAATCAGCGGGGCAACGGTAAATCAAAAACCGCTTTACGTGGTGGTTCAACGATTACACAGCAGCTAGCAAAGAATCTCTTTCTCTCTTCTGAGCAGAATTATTTTCGCAAGGCCCAAGAACTCATCATTACCGGTCTGCTGGAGGCGATGATGTCCAAACAACGGCTTTACGAGATTTATCTCAATTCAGTAGAGTGGGGTGAGGGTATCTTTGGTATCGGCGCCGCATCTCGACATTACTATGGCATTAGTCCTGCTGGACTGAATCGAGAGCAGGCTGCAGCGCTAGCGTCTGCTTTGCCCGCACCAAAATGTTTTGATAAGACGCAGTATTGCCGCAAGGCTAATATTCACTTTCCTACGCGGCAAGAATTTATTTTGGAAAATATGGATAGGGTGGCTTTAAAACCTCTTCCGAAACCAAAGAAGCCCTAG
- the thiL gene encoding thiamine-phosphate kinase: MQSLSPPLGEFDLIQRFFKTQSEAMLTANPESVTLGIGDDCALLKADPHEEIAITSDMLVSGRHFFADADPEWLGWKALAVNLSDLSAMGATPLGFTLALALPKVDPSWLEAFSKGLFAIANQYACPLIGGDTTAGPLNICITAFGSIPKEKAIRRSGALDGDDIWTSGTVGDARLTLAALRHEITLSQMDLTLIETRMHQPTPRVELGIALRGIANSALDISDGLLGDLKHILKQSNKDAEVFLDRLPKSITLLKQSVDLQNQYAACGGDDYELCFTAHASQRGAIEKMSADLHLPLTQIGIIKPMQQSTPEITLINSAGRILNPEEAKSLLQSFDHFA, encoded by the coding sequence ATGCAATCTCTATCCCCTCCACTTGGTGAATTTGATCTGATTCAGCGTTTCTTTAAAACGCAGTCTGAAGCCATGCTGACCGCCAATCCCGAATCAGTAACTTTAGGGATTGGTGATGATTGCGCCTTGTTAAAAGCAGACCCTCATGAAGAAATTGCTATCACCAGCGATATGCTGGTCTCAGGGCGGCACTTTTTTGCAGATGCCGATCCAGAGTGGCTTGGCTGGAAGGCCCTAGCAGTCAACCTCTCAGACCTATCTGCTATGGGCGCTACGCCCTTAGGCTTCACGCTAGCATTAGCATTACCCAAGGTGGACCCGAGTTGGCTGGAGGCTTTTAGCAAAGGTTTATTTGCGATTGCCAATCAATATGCGTGCCCTTTAATTGGCGGCGACACTACGGCTGGACCCCTCAATATTTGTATTACTGCTTTTGGCAGCATTCCTAAAGAGAAAGCCATTCGAAGATCAGGGGCATTAGATGGTGACGATATTTGGACATCGGGAACAGTTGGCGATGCCAGATTGACTCTTGCTGCACTGCGTCATGAAATTACACTGTCACAAATGGATTTAACACTCATTGAGACGCGCATGCATCAGCCGACTCCTCGGGTCGAACTGGGAATCGCCCTAAGAGGAATTGCTAACTCCGCCTTAGATATCTCAGATGGCCTATTAGGCGACTTAAAGCACATCTTGAAGCAATCTAACAAAGATGCTGAAGTCTTTCTAGATCGATTGCCTAAATCAATCACCTTACTTAAGCAATCCGTTGATCTTCAAAACCAATACGCTGCTTGTGGCGGGGATGATTATGAGCTCTGTTTTACTGCGCACGCCAGTCAGCGAGGGGCTATTGAAAAAATGAGTGCAGACTTACATCTTCCCTTGACTCAAATTGGCATCATTAAGCCCATGCAACAGTCCACCCCCGAAATTACGCTCATCAACAGCGCAGGGAGAATACTCAATCCAGAAGAGGCAAAAAGCCTACTTCAATCGTTTGATCACTTTGCATGA